Proteins encoded together in one Anticarsia gemmatalis isolate Benzon Research Colony breed Stoneville strain chromosome 1, ilAntGemm2 primary, whole genome shotgun sequence window:
- the nw gene encoding narrow isoform X1 yields MQIVLATCFLLFAATLGPVAAQRITTIQLDGVQYFISRMNPYSPELNYFLAYQYCRSLGLQLASFETKEKADSITTYLTNAGYNKYDFWTSGNNLGTDMYLWMSTGLPFNATFNYMRRLTVDAPSQHADDSMDPLDVPQGSTAPQRTARHGRYSRTEHVMTNGCVSLKAPTFHWEPQHCGEIKDFICEQTRCYYYNYGSIPVSSAQGKPLSMTTTTTAHPLTSSSPPPPRSEHLPTHFTLNDLIGKLRPTSLDGLQSPHIKKLGLASSPQIDSHYSRAADAHAHDSEPEQKEEATQGPYDDDEGMVGDDPAAYLSHEPRDAPADDAPSTAEPDATEHSVHASGMLAPPAY; encoded by the exons ATGCAGATCGTTTTGGCCACCTGCTTTTTGCTGTTCGCAGCCACCCTTGGTCCCGTGGCAG CTCAAAGGATAACAACTATACAATTAGATGGCGtgcaatatttcatttcaaGGATGAACCCCTACAGCCCGGAGCTCAACTATTTCCTCGCTTATCAGTACTGCAG ATCATTAGGCTTGCAGCTCGCATCTTTCGAAACAAAGGAAAAAGCTGACTCCATAACAACCTATCTTACTAATGCAG GGTATAACAAATATGACTTCTGGACATCTGGTAATAACTTGGGCACGGACATGTATCTGTGGATGAGTACGGGACTTCCGTTCAATGCGACGTTCAATTACATGAGACGTCTAACAGTGGACGCGCCCAGCCAGCACGCGGACGACAGCATGGACCCGCTCGACGTGCCGCAGGGCAGCACCGCGCCCCAGCGCACCGCCAGGCATGG TCGGTATTCCAGAACGGAGCACGTGATGACAAACGGATGCGTGTCGCTGAAGGCGCCGACGTTCCACTGGGAGCCGCAGCACTGCGGAGAGATCAAAGACTTCATCTGCGAGCAGACGCGCTGCTACTACTACAACTACGGCTCCATCCCCGTGTCCTCCGCGCAGGG GAAGCCGCTGTCGATGACGACGACGACGACCGCGCACCCACTGACGTCGtcgtcgccgccgccgccgcgctccGAACACCTGCCGACTCACTTCACCCTCAACGACCTCATCGGCAAACTGCGGCCGACCTCGTTGGACGGCCTGCAGTCGCCGCACATCAAGAAACTGGGGCTGGCGTCGTCGCCGCAGATCGACTCGCACTACTCCCGCGCCGCCGACGCCCACGCGCACGACTCTGAGCCGGAGCAGAAGGAGGAGGCGACGCAGGGCCCGTACGACGACGACGAGGGCATGGTGGGCGACGACCCCGCCGCCTACCTGAGCCACGAGCCGCGCGACGCGCCCGCCGACGACGCGCCCTCCACGGCCGAGCCGGACGCCACCGAGCACTCCGTCCACGCCAGCGGCATGCTGGCACCCCCCGCCTACTAG
- the nw gene encoding narrow isoform X2 — MQIVLATCFLLFAATLGPVAAQRITTIQLDGVQYFISRMNPYSPELNYFLAYQYCRSLGLQLASFETKEKADSITTYLTNAGYNKYDFWTSGNNLGTDMYLWMSTGLPFNATFNYMRRLTVDAPSQHADDSMDPLDVPQGSTAPQRTARHGTEHVMTNGCVSLKAPTFHWEPQHCGEIKDFICEQTRCYYYNYGSIPVSSAQGKPLSMTTTTTAHPLTSSSPPPPRSEHLPTHFTLNDLIGKLRPTSLDGLQSPHIKKLGLASSPQIDSHYSRAADAHAHDSEPEQKEEATQGPYDDDEGMVGDDPAAYLSHEPRDAPADDAPSTAEPDATEHSVHASGMLAPPAY, encoded by the exons ATGCAGATCGTTTTGGCCACCTGCTTTTTGCTGTTCGCAGCCACCCTTGGTCCCGTGGCAG CTCAAAGGATAACAACTATACAATTAGATGGCGtgcaatatttcatttcaaGGATGAACCCCTACAGCCCGGAGCTCAACTATTTCCTCGCTTATCAGTACTGCAG ATCATTAGGCTTGCAGCTCGCATCTTTCGAAACAAAGGAAAAAGCTGACTCCATAACAACCTATCTTACTAATGCAG GGTATAACAAATATGACTTCTGGACATCTGGTAATAACTTGGGCACGGACATGTATCTGTGGATGAGTACGGGACTTCCGTTCAATGCGACGTTCAATTACATGAGACGTCTAACAGTGGACGCGCCCAGCCAGCACGCGGACGACAGCATGGACCCGCTCGACGTGCCGCAGGGCAGCACCGCGCCCCAGCGCACCGCCAGGCATGG AACGGAGCACGTGATGACAAACGGATGCGTGTCGCTGAAGGCGCCGACGTTCCACTGGGAGCCGCAGCACTGCGGAGAGATCAAAGACTTCATCTGCGAGCAGACGCGCTGCTACTACTACAACTACGGCTCCATCCCCGTGTCCTCCGCGCAGGG GAAGCCGCTGTCGATGACGACGACGACGACCGCGCACCCACTGACGTCGtcgtcgccgccgccgccgcgctccGAACACCTGCCGACTCACTTCACCCTCAACGACCTCATCGGCAAACTGCGGCCGACCTCGTTGGACGGCCTGCAGTCGCCGCACATCAAGAAACTGGGGCTGGCGTCGTCGCCGCAGATCGACTCGCACTACTCCCGCGCCGCCGACGCCCACGCGCACGACTCTGAGCCGGAGCAGAAGGAGGAGGCGACGCAGGGCCCGTACGACGACGACGAGGGCATGGTGGGCGACGACCCCGCCGCCTACCTGAGCCACGAGCCGCGCGACGCGCCCGCCGACGACGCGCCCTCCACGGCCGAGCCGGACGCCACCGAGCACTCCGTCCACGCCAGCGGCATGCTGGCACCCCCCGCCTACTAG
- the nw gene encoding narrow isoform X3, producing the protein MQIVLATCFLLFAATLGPVAAQRITTIQLDGVQYFISRMNPYSPELNYFLAYQYCRSLGLQLASFETKEKADSITTYLTNAGYNKYDFWTSGNNLGTDMYLWMSTGLPFNATFNYMRRLTVDAPSQHADDSMDPLDVPQGSTAPQRTARHGRYSRTEHVMTNGCVSLKAPTFHWEPQHCGEIKDFICEQTRCYYYNYGSIPVSSAQG; encoded by the exons ATGCAGATCGTTTTGGCCACCTGCTTTTTGCTGTTCGCAGCCACCCTTGGTCCCGTGGCAG CTCAAAGGATAACAACTATACAATTAGATGGCGtgcaatatttcatttcaaGGATGAACCCCTACAGCCCGGAGCTCAACTATTTCCTCGCTTATCAGTACTGCAG ATCATTAGGCTTGCAGCTCGCATCTTTCGAAACAAAGGAAAAAGCTGACTCCATAACAACCTATCTTACTAATGCAG GGTATAACAAATATGACTTCTGGACATCTGGTAATAACTTGGGCACGGACATGTATCTGTGGATGAGTACGGGACTTCCGTTCAATGCGACGTTCAATTACATGAGACGTCTAACAGTGGACGCGCCCAGCCAGCACGCGGACGACAGCATGGACCCGCTCGACGTGCCGCAGGGCAGCACCGCGCCCCAGCGCACCGCCAGGCATGG TCGGTATTCCAGAACGGAGCACGTGATGACAAACGGATGCGTGTCGCTGAAGGCGCCGACGTTCCACTGGGAGCCGCAGCACTGCGGAGAGATCAAAGACTTCATCTGCGAGCAGACGCGCTGCTACTACTACAACTACGGCTCCATCCCCGTGTCCTCCGCGCAGGGGTAA
- the nw gene encoding narrow isoform X4 encodes MQIVLATCFLLFAATLGPVAAQRITTIQLDGVQYFISRMNPYSPELNYFLAYQYCRSLGLQLASFETKEKADSITTYLTNAGYNKYDFWTSGNNLGTDMYLWMSTGLPFNATFNYMRRLTVDAPSQHADDSMDPLDVPQGSTAPQRTARHGTEHVMTNGCVSLKAPTFHWEPQHCGEIKDFICEQTRCYYYNYGSIPVSSAQG; translated from the exons ATGCAGATCGTTTTGGCCACCTGCTTTTTGCTGTTCGCAGCCACCCTTGGTCCCGTGGCAG CTCAAAGGATAACAACTATACAATTAGATGGCGtgcaatatttcatttcaaGGATGAACCCCTACAGCCCGGAGCTCAACTATTTCCTCGCTTATCAGTACTGCAG ATCATTAGGCTTGCAGCTCGCATCTTTCGAAACAAAGGAAAAAGCTGACTCCATAACAACCTATCTTACTAATGCAG GGTATAACAAATATGACTTCTGGACATCTGGTAATAACTTGGGCACGGACATGTATCTGTGGATGAGTACGGGACTTCCGTTCAATGCGACGTTCAATTACATGAGACGTCTAACAGTGGACGCGCCCAGCCAGCACGCGGACGACAGCATGGACCCGCTCGACGTGCCGCAGGGCAGCACCGCGCCCCAGCGCACCGCCAGGCATGG AACGGAGCACGTGATGACAAACGGATGCGTGTCGCTGAAGGCGCCGACGTTCCACTGGGAGCCGCAGCACTGCGGAGAGATCAAAGACTTCATCTGCGAGCAGACGCGCTGCTACTACTACAACTACGGCTCCATCCCCGTGTCCTCCGCGCAGGGGTAA